The proteins below come from a single Lineus longissimus chromosome 5, tnLinLong1.2, whole genome shotgun sequence genomic window:
- the LOC135488705 gene encoding MAM and LDL-receptor class A domain-containing protein 1-like, which produces MNTLVPLLLVVLALYTPTPSVAGEPGSELCECPKPKQRRLFTLAINANDAKCLEFEYRIKPSADRILTVALKIGGAIEAPLWSAVAGSGKDWKNATLPVRKGRYNIVFDGVRHADRNGLVAIRDITLHDGACFGAVAQ; this is translated from the exons ATGAATACGTTGGTTCCTCTATTGCTGGTTGTCCTGGCCCTGTACACACCAACACCATCTGTGGCGG GAGAGCCAGGATCAGAACTATGTGAATGTCCAAAACCCAAACAACGCAGGCTTTTCACTCTTGCGATCAATGCAAATGATGCGAAATGTCTCGAGTTCGAATACCGCATCAAACCATCAGCAGACAGGATCCTGACAGTGGCCTTGAAGATAGGTGGCGCCATCGAAGCGCCACTCTGGTCGGCAGTCGCTGGCAGTGGGAAAGATTGGAAAAATGCAACTCTTCCGGTCAGAAAAGGACGCTACAAT ATCGTGTTTGATGGTGTTAGACATGCTGATCGAAATGGTCTTGTCGCCATCAGAGACATAACACTCCATGACGGCGCCTGTTTCGGAG CCGTTGCCCAATAG
- the LOC135488639 gene encoding dehydrodolichyl diphosphate synthase complex subunit nus1-like encodes MMGFYNVLLFILHVLLYLRRVICNYLLYISRPIGLSFRKCTATQLRDDARSLKKLPIHLGILVTEDHISFSDIANIIVWSIAMDISCVSVYDIHGVCKGNKTILQHEIYKKQKEVEGSKYTNSQFIIANCDEEDVQNGYFKPGKSHIKLFSLEDGRKSIADLTRQLSRSVMKKEMKIEDITPTKVDCILQENLGCPDPNLVLKFGTTDSLLGYIPWQIRLGEILSYPSHHKIDYKTFFRLLDSYGNTNQRFGK; translated from the exons ATGATGGGTTTTTACAACGTTTTGCTCTTTATTTTGCATGTTCTCCTCTATTTAAGGAGAGTAATTTGTAACTATCTGCTTTATATAAGCAGGCCAATAGGCCTGTCGTTCAGAAAATGCACAGCTACGCAGTTGCGAGATGATGCAAGAAGTCTGAAAAAGCTTCCCATTCATCTTGGGATTTTGGTGACGGAGGAccacatttcattttctgatatCGCCAATATTATTGTATGGAGCATTGCAATGGACATTTCTTGTGTTAGTGTGTACGATATACATG GTGTCTGTAAAGGTAACAAGACGATACTCCAACATGAGATTTATAAAAAGCAGAAGGAGGTCGAAGGAAGCAAATACACAAACTCCCAGTTTATCATAGCAAATTGCGATGAGGAAGATGTACAAAATG GTTATTTCAAGCCAGGTAAATCGCATATAAAGTTATTTTCTTTGGAGGATGGCAGGAAAAGTATAGCTGACCTAACCCGGCAACTCAGCAGATCAGTTATGAAAAAGGAAATGAAAATAGAAGATATTACTCCAACTAAAGTTGATTGTATTTTACAAG AAAACCTTGGTTGCCCTGATCCAAACTTGGTTCTAAAGTTTGGGACGACCGACAGTTTACTGGGATACATTCCGTGGCAGATACGCTTAGGAGAAATCTT GTCGTATCCCTCGCACCACAAGATAGATTACAAAACGTTCTTCCGACTTCTAGATTCGTATGGGAACACAAATCAGCGCTTTGGAAAATGA
- the LOC135488415 gene encoding adrenodoxin-like protein 2, mitochondrial: MNIQNGSTSLTESNQSSRWFSSSRVLQKKELVNIYFHNRDGNKVAAKASVGDNLLDVIIDNDIDIDGFGACEGTMACSTCHLIFKQADYDSIPDKPTDEELDMLDLAYGLTDRSRLGCQVYVRKDMEGWEVTVPTSVADAREP; encoded by the exons ATGAATATACAGAATGGTAGTACTAGTCTTACTGAATCCAACCAATCCTCACGATGGTTCTCATCTAGTCGGGTTTTGCAGAAAAAAGAGTT GGTCAATATATATTTTCATAATCGAGATGGGAACAAAGTTGCGGCGAAAGCATCAGTTGGGGACAACTTACtagatgttatcattgacaatgatattgatattgatggaTTTG GTGCTTGTGAAGGAACCATGGCCTGCTCAACATGTCACCTTATCTTTAAGCAAGCAGATTACGATTCCATCCCAGATAAACCGACAGATGAGGAATTAGATATGTTAGATTTGGCTTATGGATTAACAGATAG gtCACGGTTAGGATGTCAGGTTTATGTACGGAAAGACATGGAGGGTTGGGAGGTGACTGTACCCACATCTGTAGCAGATGCTCGTGAACCATGA
- the LOC135488770 gene encoding ciliary microtubule associated protein 1A-like, with translation MVLGYPPTSVRGPIAAMYRSPGPCYGLPGLVGQIAHDPSSKYYRGPTYVFGQHHGKFTDDCSPGPCYYPDSRITRCGKDGSPHYSLHDRTQSAAPFKVPGPGTYSPEKSGPSAYHHHPEHSFGGISKKRSLVNTPAANCYTVPGMIGKTVSSSKRQAPCYSITGRSQTGSFHEDLRKTPGPGTYKITDPDIYKQRAPLYTLSAKDSTPGDNTRTPGPGAHSPEKVRINNRLAPAFSFGVRHSEYLTPLIINNSE, from the exons ATGGTTCTTGGATACCCCCCTACCTCTGTCCGTGGCCCGATCGCAGCAATGTACCGCTCCCCCGGGCCATGTTATGGACTCCCCGGGCTGGTTGGCCAAATCGCTCATGATCCATCAAGCAAATACTACCGTGGACCAACGTACGTGTTCGGTCAGCATCATGGTAAATTCACAGACGACTGCAGCCCTGGGCCATGTTATTATCCGGACAGCCGAATTACCAGATGTGGAAAGGATGGCTCCCCACACTATTCACTTCATGACAGAACCCAGTCTGCTGCACCTTTCAAAGTGCCCGGCCCAGGAACGTACTCGCCAGAAAAGAGCGGCCCATCTGCCTATCACCATCACCCAGAACACAGCTTTGGTGGCATATCTAAGAAGAGGTCACTGGTTAACACACCAG CTGCCAATTGCTACACCGTGCCTGGAATGATTGGCAAGACAGTGTCGAGCAGTAAAAGACAAGCGCCATGTTACTCGATCACTGGGAGAAGCCAGACAGGCAGCTTCCATGAGGACTTACGAAAG ACCCCAGGTCCTGGGACTTACAAGATTACAGACCCCGACATCTACAAGCAACGTGCCCCATTGTATACCTTGTCAGCAAAAGACTCAACGCCAGGAGATAACACAAGGACACCAGGGCCAGGAGCTCACTCACCCGAGAAG GTGAGAATAAACAATCGCCTTGCTCCTGCCTTCAGCTTTGGAGTCCGCCATTCCGAGTATCTCACTCCACTGATAATCAACAATTCCGAATAG